A stretch of Henckelia pumila isolate YLH828 chromosome 4, ASM3356847v2, whole genome shotgun sequence DNA encodes these proteins:
- the LOC140862507 gene encoding uncharacterized protein: MDEHAWQSILTGWTAPKIVDKDGDYIINSETTWTTEEAQILSFNAKTINAIFFFSVDMRMFSLITDCVTAKDAWHTLQENYEGSESVKRTRMRLLNSKFENIRMSKDETIFEYDQRLRELVTEAFNLEELISNERLVNKVLRSLPERFNGKIWALEEFKDTSKMNLTELMSIIQVFEMNITAQKKDKGK; this comes from the coding sequence ATGGATGAACATGCATGGCAGAGTATACTTACCGGTTGGACTGCTCCAAAGATCGTGGACAAAGATGGTGACTATATAATAAATTCAGAAACCACATGGACAACCGAGGAGGCACAAATTTTAAGCTTTAATGCTAAAACAATCAACGCCATATTTTTTTTCAGCGTGGACATGAGGATGTTCAGCCTTATTACTGATTGTGTTACTGCCAAGGATGCATGGCATACCCTACAAGAGAACTATGAAGGGTCTGAAAGTGTCAAGAGAACAAGGATGAGGCTTCTTAACTCAAAATTCGAGAATATCCGTATGAGCAAAGATGAAACTATTTTCGAGTATGATCAAAGACTTCGAGAGTTAGTTACTGAAGCATTCAATCTAGAAGAACTAATTTCTAATGAAAGACTTGTGAACAAAGTGCTTAGGTCATTACCCGAGAGATTCAATGGTAAGATTTGGGCTCTTGAAGAATTTAAGGACACCTCGAAGATGAATCTGACAGAATTAATGAGTATTATTCAAGTGTTTGAGATGAATATCACTGCACAgaagaaggataaaggaaaatAA